In Eupeodes corollae chromosome 3, idEupCoro1.1, whole genome shotgun sequence, a single genomic region encodes these proteins:
- the LOC129948935 gene encoding mucin-2 isoform X1: MNTSNNSFQNKLWIAALILCVGVSVSQFQVSAAPQNNEKNDTPFPLELQPPLVDNLQDAVDSYGNPITFSQPIQTPDGRKVVTAQGVQFEIPNYASGITEIKKPIESLLPPFVDPNAAEQQKDAFNSPGIDYSTEQKEYTLPDWLADFNDPDVGPGVPYTPSNDENSLKVLSWDLVPPKENDPHTENTNLGIVQQNRFPTTFPTKQAFTINQGVQMAINQPRTTTPTTSKPTTTTIMTTTTSTTTTTPSPVTKTTDAQPLSTASEISSEIFELPGGNSEVLPSWLEGFDDPELSIAVPFEIPEDNNEYNHTLSNDLLPPLEPFEDLKVLSVPGFAPNQVQPDITTTEAVPNTTPYPIRTTSIKSTFSTFKPFQFKFLPKQPTSPPISFTQKPLFTTTKTTTIPTTTPNTITESPIPARIPPFTLKSSAQPTGFKINSFMLTQSTVKPTLQTLFDVKSNPFLNLKNGQFGFTSFQNPPTTTTTTTASPATSEFILGSVTTPSWLTGISHVNPGPGVPFSLPEKKEPEQTFNGIISPTSQVAEQTIDGVTIQKSISSELPPFNFIHNSIPSQSILPNNQTFISTSTPLPEPSRLFTPPMVVLPDIDDYTNPDDGNLQSQTIPINSYNIPEATESNTKPTSKVTFNKSNQGKVISNSVFEPVQPSTKPFFGVSQPANSIGFESSTLGPAFQSQPSTAGTVFAGKYTGGFKGAPGILGGQNRPGYAIQPDGSIRDPDHAVLQPGQVAAPTINLQSRFDTSSLPDVPTPTAGFGQKRDYKGSFGGPPGVLIPYDNVSPV; encoded by the exons AGAAAAACGACACGCCATTTCCATTAGAACTACAACCTCCATTAGTTGACAATTTACAAGACGCCGTCGATAGCTATGGTAATCCCATAACTTTCTCTCAACCGATACAAACTCCGGATGGGAGGAAAGTCGTTACCGCTCAGGGTGTGCAATTTGAAATTCCCAATTATGCTTCGGGAATAACTGAAATCAAGAAGCCAATTGAGAGTTTGCTTCCACCATTTGTTG ATCCCAATGCAGCTGAACAACAGAAAGATGCTTTTAACAGCCCTGGAATTGACTACTCAACAGAGCAAAAGGAATACACTCTTCCCGATTGGTTAGCTGATTTCAATGACCCTGATGTTGGACCAGGTGTCCCATATACTCCATCTAATGACGAAAACTCCTTGAAAGTTTTGTCTTGGGACTTAGTACCCCCGAAGGAGAACGATCCTCACACAGAAAATACAAACTTGGGAATTGTACAACAAAACAGATTTCCCACAACATTTCCGACAAAGCAAGCATTCACAATCAATCAAGGGGTACAAATGGCAATAAATCAACCCAGAACTACCACACCAACAACCAGTAAACCAACCACGACAACAATTATGACAACAACTACTAGTACGACTACAACAACCCCATCACCCGTCACAAAAACAACCGATGCACAACCATTGAGTACTGCTAGTGAAATCTCATCTGAAATATTTGAATTGCCAGGAGGTAATTCGGAGGTTCTGCCGTCGTGGCTGGAAGGGTTTGATGATCCCGAGCTGTCTATAGCAGTGCCATTTGAAATTCCTGAAGATAATAACGAATACAATCACACACTTTCAAATGATTTGCTACCACCCTTAGAACCATTTGAagatcttaaagttttaagcgTTCCTGGTTTCGCACCAAATCAAGTTCAACCAGATATAACCACCACAGAAGCAGTCCCTAATACCACTCCATATCCCATTCGCACAACTTCCATAAAGAGTACCTTTTCGACTTTTaaaccatttcaatttaaatttttaccaaaacaacCCACAAGCCCCCCAATATCTTTTACGCAAAAGCCACTCTTCACAACCACTAAAACTACTACCATACCCACAACAACACCTAACACTATCACCGAAAGTCCAATCCCAGCCCGAATCCCTCCATTCACGTTAAAGTCATCGGCGCAGCCCACtggatttaaaattaattcttttatgtTAACACAATCAACTGTAAAACCAACATTGCAAACTCTTTTTGATGTCAAGTCAAATCCGTtcctaaacttaaaaaatggacAATTTGGGTTTACATCCTTCCAAAATcccccaacaacaacaactacaacaacagcTTCTCCAGCTACGAGTGAGTTTATTTTGGGCAGTGTGACCACTCCATCATGGCTGACAGGCATCAGTCACGTCAATCCAGGACCAGGAGTACCCTTTTCTTTACCTGAAAAAAAGGAACCAGAGCAAACTTTTAATGGAATTATTTCACCAACAAGTCAGGTTGCAGAGCAAACAATTGATGGggtaacaatacaaaaatcaatttcatctGAACTCCCACCATTCAATTTCATTCATAACTCTATCCCATCCCAGTCCATTCTCCCCAACAATCAAACCTTTATTTCTACTTCTACACCATTACCGGAACCATCGAGACTTTTCACACCACCTATGGTAGTGCTGCCAGACATAGACGATTATACCAACCCCGACGACGGCAACTTACAATCGCAAACAATTCCAATAAACAGTTACAATATTCCAGAAGCAACGGAATCAAACACGAAACCAACGTCTAAGGTTACATTTAACAAGAGTAATCAAGGAAAAGTGATTTCGAACAGCGTTTTTGAACCCGTGCAACCTTCTACGAAACCTTTCTTCGGTGTATCACAACCAGCTAATTCgattg gaTTTGAAAGCTCAACTCTAGGTCCCGCCTTCCAGTCTCAACCTTCAACGGCAGGAACAGTTTTTGCTGGCAAGTATACCGGTGGCTTCAAAGGAGCTCCTGGAATTTTGGGTGGACAAAATAGACCAGGTTATGCAATCCAACCTGATGGCTCAATAAGAGACCCTGATCACGCCGTTCTTCAACCAGGACAGGTCGCAGCACCTACAATAAATTTGCAGTCGCGTTTTGATACCTCAAGCCTTCCAGACGTGCCAACACCTACCGCAGGCTTCGGCCAAAAAAGGGACTACAAAGGTTCATTCGGTGGTCCACCGGGTGTTCTAATTCCATATGACAATGTATCACCAGTTTAa
- the LOC129948935 gene encoding mucin-2 isoform X2, which produces MNTSNNSFQNKLWIAALILCVGVSVSQFQVSAAPQNNEKNDTPFPLELQPPLVDNLQDAVDSYGNPITFSQPIQTPDGRKVVTAQGVQFEIPNYASGITEIKKPIESLLPPFVDPNAAEQQKDAFNSPGIDYSTEQKEYTLPDWLADFNDPDVGPGVPYTPSNDENSLKVLSWDLVPPKENDPHTENTNLGIVQQNRFPTTFPTKQAFTINQGVQMAINQPRTTTPTTSKPTTTTIMTTTTSTTTTTPSPVTKTTDAQPLSTASEISSEIFELPGGNSEVLPSWLEGFDDPELSIAVPFEIPEDNNEYNHTLSNDLLPPLEPFEDLKVLSVPGFAPNQVQPDITTTEAVPNTTPYPIRTTSIKSTFSTFKPFQFKFLPKQPTSPPISFTQKPLFTTTKTTTIPTTTPNTITESPIPARIPPFTLKSSAQPTGFKINSFMLTQSTVKPTLQTLFDVKSNPFLNLKNGQFGFTSFQNPPTTTTTTTASPATSEFILGSVTTPSWLTGISHVNPGPGVPFSLPEKKEPEQTFNGIISPTSQVAEQTIDGSILPNNQTFISTSTPLPEPSRLFTPPMVVLPDIDDYTNPDDGNLQSQTIPINSYNIPEATESNTKPTSKVTFNKSNQGKVISNSVFEPVQPSTKPFFGVSQPANSIGFESSTLGPAFQSQPSTAGTVFAGKYTGGFKGAPGILGGQNRPGYAIQPDGSIRDPDHAVLQPGQVAAPTINLQSRFDTSSLPDVPTPTAGFGQKRDYKGSFGGPPGVLIPYDNVSPV; this is translated from the exons AGAAAAACGACACGCCATTTCCATTAGAACTACAACCTCCATTAGTTGACAATTTACAAGACGCCGTCGATAGCTATGGTAATCCCATAACTTTCTCTCAACCGATACAAACTCCGGATGGGAGGAAAGTCGTTACCGCTCAGGGTGTGCAATTTGAAATTCCCAATTATGCTTCGGGAATAACTGAAATCAAGAAGCCAATTGAGAGTTTGCTTCCACCATTTGTTG ATCCCAATGCAGCTGAACAACAGAAAGATGCTTTTAACAGCCCTGGAATTGACTACTCAACAGAGCAAAAGGAATACACTCTTCCCGATTGGTTAGCTGATTTCAATGACCCTGATGTTGGACCAGGTGTCCCATATACTCCATCTAATGACGAAAACTCCTTGAAAGTTTTGTCTTGGGACTTAGTACCCCCGAAGGAGAACGATCCTCACACAGAAAATACAAACTTGGGAATTGTACAACAAAACAGATTTCCCACAACATTTCCGACAAAGCAAGCATTCACAATCAATCAAGGGGTACAAATGGCAATAAATCAACCCAGAACTACCACACCAACAACCAGTAAACCAACCACGACAACAATTATGACAACAACTACTAGTACGACTACAACAACCCCATCACCCGTCACAAAAACAACCGATGCACAACCATTGAGTACTGCTAGTGAAATCTCATCTGAAATATTTGAATTGCCAGGAGGTAATTCGGAGGTTCTGCCGTCGTGGCTGGAAGGGTTTGATGATCCCGAGCTGTCTATAGCAGTGCCATTTGAAATTCCTGAAGATAATAACGAATACAATCACACACTTTCAAATGATTTGCTACCACCCTTAGAACCATTTGAagatcttaaagttttaagcgTTCCTGGTTTCGCACCAAATCAAGTTCAACCAGATATAACCACCACAGAAGCAGTCCCTAATACCACTCCATATCCCATTCGCACAACTTCCATAAAGAGTACCTTTTCGACTTTTaaaccatttcaatttaaatttttaccaaaacaacCCACAAGCCCCCCAATATCTTTTACGCAAAAGCCACTCTTCACAACCACTAAAACTACTACCATACCCACAACAACACCTAACACTATCACCGAAAGTCCAATCCCAGCCCGAATCCCTCCATTCACGTTAAAGTCATCGGCGCAGCCCACtggatttaaaattaattcttttatgtTAACACAATCAACTGTAAAACCAACATTGCAAACTCTTTTTGATGTCAAGTCAAATCCGTtcctaaacttaaaaaatggacAATTTGGGTTTACATCCTTCCAAAATcccccaacaacaacaactacaacaacagcTTCTCCAGCTACGAGTGAGTTTATTTTGGGCAGTGTGACCACTCCATCATGGCTGACAGGCATCAGTCACGTCAATCCAGGACCAGGAGTACCCTTTTCTTTACCTGAAAAAAAGGAACCAGAGCAAACTTTTAATGGAATTATTTCACCAACAAGTCAGGTTGCAGAGCAAACAATTGATGGg TCCATTCTCCCCAACAATCAAACCTTTATTTCTACTTCTACACCATTACCGGAACCATCGAGACTTTTCACACCACCTATGGTAGTGCTGCCAGACATAGACGATTATACCAACCCCGACGACGGCAACTTACAATCGCAAACAATTCCAATAAACAGTTACAATATTCCAGAAGCAACGGAATCAAACACGAAACCAACGTCTAAGGTTACATTTAACAAGAGTAATCAAGGAAAAGTGATTTCGAACAGCGTTTTTGAACCCGTGCAACCTTCTACGAAACCTTTCTTCGGTGTATCACAACCAGCTAATTCgattg gaTTTGAAAGCTCAACTCTAGGTCCCGCCTTCCAGTCTCAACCTTCAACGGCAGGAACAGTTTTTGCTGGCAAGTATACCGGTGGCTTCAAAGGAGCTCCTGGAATTTTGGGTGGACAAAATAGACCAGGTTATGCAATCCAACCTGATGGCTCAATAAGAGACCCTGATCACGCCGTTCTTCAACCAGGACAGGTCGCAGCACCTACAATAAATTTGCAGTCGCGTTTTGATACCTCAAGCCTTCCAGACGTGCCAACACCTACCGCAGGCTTCGGCCAAAAAAGGGACTACAAAGGTTCATTCGGTGGTCCACCGGGTGTTCTAATTCCATATGACAATGTATCACCAGTTTAa
- the LOC129948935 gene encoding mucin-2 isoform X3, with protein MNTSNNSFQNKLWIAALILCVGVSVSQFQVSAAPQNNDPNAAEQQKDAFNSPGIDYSTEQKEYTLPDWLADFNDPDVGPGVPYTPSNDENSLKVLSWDLVPPKENDPHTENTNLGIVQQNRFPTTFPTKQAFTINQGVQMAINQPRTTTPTTSKPTTTTIMTTTTSTTTTTPSPVTKTTDAQPLSTASEISSEIFELPGGNSEVLPSWLEGFDDPELSIAVPFEIPEDNNEYNHTLSNDLLPPLEPFEDLKVLSVPGFAPNQVQPDITTTEAVPNTTPYPIRTTSIKSTFSTFKPFQFKFLPKQPTSPPISFTQKPLFTTTKTTTIPTTTPNTITESPIPARIPPFTLKSSAQPTGFKINSFMLTQSTVKPTLQTLFDVKSNPFLNLKNGQFGFTSFQNPPTTTTTTTASPATSEFILGSVTTPSWLTGISHVNPGPGVPFSLPEKKEPEQTFNGIISPTSQVAEQTIDGVTIQKSISSELPPFNFIHNSIPSQSILPNNQTFISTSTPLPEPSRLFTPPMVVLPDIDDYTNPDDGNLQSQTIPINSYNIPEATESNTKPTSKVTFNKSNQGKVISNSVFEPVQPSTKPFFGVSQPANSIGFESSTLGPAFQSQPSTAGTVFAGKYTGGFKGAPGILGGQNRPGYAIQPDGSIRDPDHAVLQPGQVAAPTINLQSRFDTSSLPDVPTPTAGFGQKRDYKGSFGGPPGVLIPYDNVSPV; from the exons ATCCCAATGCAGCTGAACAACAGAAAGATGCTTTTAACAGCCCTGGAATTGACTACTCAACAGAGCAAAAGGAATACACTCTTCCCGATTGGTTAGCTGATTTCAATGACCCTGATGTTGGACCAGGTGTCCCATATACTCCATCTAATGACGAAAACTCCTTGAAAGTTTTGTCTTGGGACTTAGTACCCCCGAAGGAGAACGATCCTCACACAGAAAATACAAACTTGGGAATTGTACAACAAAACAGATTTCCCACAACATTTCCGACAAAGCAAGCATTCACAATCAATCAAGGGGTACAAATGGCAATAAATCAACCCAGAACTACCACACCAACAACCAGTAAACCAACCACGACAACAATTATGACAACAACTACTAGTACGACTACAACAACCCCATCACCCGTCACAAAAACAACCGATGCACAACCATTGAGTACTGCTAGTGAAATCTCATCTGAAATATTTGAATTGCCAGGAGGTAATTCGGAGGTTCTGCCGTCGTGGCTGGAAGGGTTTGATGATCCCGAGCTGTCTATAGCAGTGCCATTTGAAATTCCTGAAGATAATAACGAATACAATCACACACTTTCAAATGATTTGCTACCACCCTTAGAACCATTTGAagatcttaaagttttaagcgTTCCTGGTTTCGCACCAAATCAAGTTCAACCAGATATAACCACCACAGAAGCAGTCCCTAATACCACTCCATATCCCATTCGCACAACTTCCATAAAGAGTACCTTTTCGACTTTTaaaccatttcaatttaaatttttaccaaaacaacCCACAAGCCCCCCAATATCTTTTACGCAAAAGCCACTCTTCACAACCACTAAAACTACTACCATACCCACAACAACACCTAACACTATCACCGAAAGTCCAATCCCAGCCCGAATCCCTCCATTCACGTTAAAGTCATCGGCGCAGCCCACtggatttaaaattaattcttttatgtTAACACAATCAACTGTAAAACCAACATTGCAAACTCTTTTTGATGTCAAGTCAAATCCGTtcctaaacttaaaaaatggacAATTTGGGTTTACATCCTTCCAAAATcccccaacaacaacaactacaacaacagcTTCTCCAGCTACGAGTGAGTTTATTTTGGGCAGTGTGACCACTCCATCATGGCTGACAGGCATCAGTCACGTCAATCCAGGACCAGGAGTACCCTTTTCTTTACCTGAAAAAAAGGAACCAGAGCAAACTTTTAATGGAATTATTTCACCAACAAGTCAGGTTGCAGAGCAAACAATTGATGGggtaacaatacaaaaatcaatttcatctGAACTCCCACCATTCAATTTCATTCATAACTCTATCCCATCCCAGTCCATTCTCCCCAACAATCAAACCTTTATTTCTACTTCTACACCATTACCGGAACCATCGAGACTTTTCACACCACCTATGGTAGTGCTGCCAGACATAGACGATTATACCAACCCCGACGACGGCAACTTACAATCGCAAACAATTCCAATAAACAGTTACAATATTCCAGAAGCAACGGAATCAAACACGAAACCAACGTCTAAGGTTACATTTAACAAGAGTAATCAAGGAAAAGTGATTTCGAACAGCGTTTTTGAACCCGTGCAACCTTCTACGAAACCTTTCTTCGGTGTATCACAACCAGCTAATTCgattg gaTTTGAAAGCTCAACTCTAGGTCCCGCCTTCCAGTCTCAACCTTCAACGGCAGGAACAGTTTTTGCTGGCAAGTATACCGGTGGCTTCAAAGGAGCTCCTGGAATTTTGGGTGGACAAAATAGACCAGGTTATGCAATCCAACCTGATGGCTCAATAAGAGACCCTGATCACGCCGTTCTTCAACCAGGACAGGTCGCAGCACCTACAATAAATTTGCAGTCGCGTTTTGATACCTCAAGCCTTCCAGACGTGCCAACACCTACCGCAGGCTTCGGCCAAAAAAGGGACTACAAAGGTTCATTCGGTGGTCCACCGGGTGTTCTAATTCCATATGACAATGTATCACCAGTTTAa